DNA sequence from the Acidothermus cellulolyticus 11B genome:
ACCGAATCGGACACAGACTTGCGCTCAGCCACTTGAGGGCGGCGTCCTTCTTCGGCGGCACATGACTGGACCGGACACAGGGTCGCCCTGTCCGTCCCCGCGGGCCGACCTGCATACCTGCCGTTGCGGTCAACACAACGTCCGGATGACGTGGGTCCCGCGGGCGTGACCCAGCGCCTGGTGCTGCTTTGACGACCGACCCTCGCACCTTTCCCCAACCACGACGTCCCGGGGTCTCACTGCTTGATGACTCGAACGACGGTCGCCCACCGACGATCATTGGAAGCGTCGGCGTCACGCTGAACCGTCAGCTGCCCGGCAACTGCCCGAACGGTGAGCACCTCCACGCCGGGCTGATAGCCGAGTTTCGCCAGCAGGTGCTCCGCGGCGTGGACCTCCTGCCACACACGCGCACCCTTCAGCGCAAGAAGCACTCCACCTGGTTCAAGCAAATGCGCCACGTTCTTCACCAGCCGCGGCAATGGAGCGACTGCCCGGGCTGTCACCACCGGCGCGGTGCAGGCGACGTTCTCTGCCCGGGAATTCTCGACCGTAACGTCACGCAAGCCTAGGTCAGCGACGACCTCTCGAAGAAAAGCCGTACGGCGGCTCATCGCCTCAATGAGCAGAACCTCGAGATCGGGTCGTGCGAGAGCTAACACTATTCCGGGCAGGCCGGCACCTGACCCGACGTCGATGACCCGCTGATCCACTGGGATAAGAGGAGCGAGAGCGGCGCAATTGGCGATGTGCCGCTCCCAGAGGCGGTCAACCTCCGCCGGGCCGATGAGTCCCCGCTCCAGGCCGGCCGTGGACAGCCACTCGACGTAACGCACAACGAGCGGCCATCGCACGCCGAACAGGTGTCGAAGAGTCTCAGCCTC
Encoded proteins:
- the rsmG gene encoding 16S rRNA (guanine(527)-N(7))-methyltransferase RsmG, with product MNVGSNEEAETLRHLFGVRWPLVVRYVEWLSTAGLERGLIGPAEVDRLWERHIANCAALAPLIPVDQRVIDVGSGAGLPGIVLALARPDLEVLLIEAMSRRTAFLREVVADLGLRDVTVENSRAENVACTAPVVTARAVAPLPRLVKNVAHLLEPGGVLLALKGARVWQEVHAAEHLLAKLGYQPGVEVLTVRAVAGQLTVQRDADASNDRRWATVVRVIKQ